The Variovorax sp. PMC12 genome segment GGCTGACGTGGACGCTTTCAAGGCGACGCTCCAAGCGAGCCTGAGCGCGGTGCAGTATTCGACATCGGCATTCCAGGCGCAGGTGGAAGCCTGGCGCGCGAAGGCAGGCGCCACGGTGGCCGACGCGGAGATGCAGTCGCGCTTCTCGGACATGAACACGCGCACCAACATCGCGTATGCCGAGATGCAGATGAGCGAGTACACCGCGAAGATGCAGAACGCTGTCCAGCAGGCGCAGATTGCGCTGGAGGCCGCCAAGGCACTGGGCCAGTTCACGGCACAGCTCGCGGCCGGCGCGATGTCCGCGGCGCACGTCTCCGCCAGCGTCAGTGGCTCCGGCAGCGCCAGTTCGTCCGACAGCCGTAGCGAAAGCACTTCGACCAGCTACAACTACCAGTATTAAACGCGTGGGGTTGACCCCCTGTGGGGTTGGCTACTTGGCGGCCTGATGCGGAAGATGACCCGTATCAGGCCGTTTTTCCGAGGGCACCCCTATGCATGGATTCAAGAAGGGCGCCAAGCCCAAAGTTCAACGGTTGGCCGACGGTGGCAAGGTCCGCGGACCCGGCACCGGCACGTCCGACGACATCGAGGCTGAAGTGCCTGCCGGCAGCTACATCATGCCGGCCGATTCGACTGCCGAGGTTGGTGAGGACAACCTCGCCGGTCTGGGGGCGCCAGTTCCTGTGAACCTGAGCAATGGCGAATACCAACTGCCTCCGGAGCAGGTGCACGCCATCGGCGTTCGGGCGCTGGATGAGATGAAGGCGGCCACGCATGCTCCCGTCGCCGAGCAGCGCCATGATGACCTGTCCGACCTGTTTTTCGCGAACGGTGGCGTCGTTCCTGACGACGAGACCCGCCGCGACCCGCTTGCCCAGACCCAGGGGGCTGCGTTTGGTGTATTCCGCCGGGAACCCACTGCAGGCTCTCGTGGCGGAATGATGCAGCCCTACGTGGCGACGGGTCCTTCGACGTTCGAGCCTGCGACCGTGCAGCAGGGATCGGGGCGCCTCAATGCGGAGACCGACCCTCGCTCTCTCAGCTACAACCCCAGCGCGGCTGTGCCTGGCATTGCACGCCCATACGCCGGCGTGGGTGAGGGTTGGGGAGCTGGCGCCCGCGCAGCTGCCGCCGCTCCTGCGCCCACGCCGGCTCCCGCTCCGGCCGCGGTGATCCCGACCCCGGTATCCGCCACCGAGGCGCCCGGCGCGCAGCAGGTGATGCCCGGCGTCTACCGGCAAGGGAATAGCTACGCGGATAGCCGCGAAGGTGCGGTCGCAGGGTTCATGCCTCGCAGTGCGCCGACCGCGCAAAACGATGCGGCCGCGCAGTCGCTGTCCGATCGCTATGCCGCCGAGTCCGCGGCACAGGCCGCGGGCGGCGTGCCCGCGGGATTCCGCCCGGGTGGCGGCTTGAGTGTCTTCGCAGACACGTCGCGAGCGGACCGCGAACGCAGCGCCGTGATGAGCGCGGCACTTTCTCCGATGCCGGGCTCCCGCAATGGCCAGTTGACAGCTAACCAGATCCGCACGGCGCAGGGCATGCTGGAAGGTGAGCGCCGCGACGACACCACGCGCTACACATCCGACCAGCAGCGAGAGATTGCGCAGATGCGCGAAGCGGGTGACACGCAGCGTGCTGCAGCGAGCACTGCGATTGCACAGGGCCGCCTCAACCTCGAAGGCACGGCGCAAGGTTTTCAGACCCGCTCGGCGCAGCGCCTAGAGCGCCTACAGCAGCAGTACGAGGCGGCCAAGCCGGCGGAGCGCTCTGCCATCGCACAGCAGATTCGCGACTTCCAGGGCAAGGAGAACCCGAACCGTTTCACGGTGGTGCCCGGCGGACAGGAGTGGGACCAGCAGGCAATGGCCATGCGCAACGTGCCATCGCGCGTCCTCAATAACCAAACCGGCGAGTTCATGCAGGCCCCTGGCGCTGGCGCGCCGCAGGCCGCCCGCGCCGTCGGATCAACCTCCACCGTGAATGGCAAGACCGCCGTGTGGGATGGCAGCAAGTGGGTTCCCCGCTAAAGGCAAAAAATGGCTGAAAAGATCGACTGGGATAAGGGTTCCATCACGCCGCCGGCGGACAGTGCTCCCACGGATTGGGAGCGCGGCCAGATCAAGCCGCCGAACGATGACGGCTCGCTCGCGCGCGGTTTCAAGACCGCGATGCGCCAGATTCCACAGACCATCGGCGGCACCATCGGCTTGGTCGGTGATGCAGTGGGCTCGGATGCCGTGCGCAACTACGGCATGGACATCTACAACCGGCAGACGGAGCAGATCAAGGACCTGTCGAGAGATAGTGATTCGTTCTCCAACGTGCTGAAGGGCGAGGCCGATCCGACTGAGTTCCTCAAGTACGGCGCCGGCTACGTGGGCGGGCAAGCGCTGACCGCGCTGGGCACTGGCGGTGTGGGCGGCTTCGTCGGTAAGAAGATCGCGCAGCGCGGCATCGCGAAGGCGGTGGGCGAGGAAGCGGCGCAACTCGCGGCGCGGCGTGGCGCGCAGATCGGCGCCGGTGCCGCGATGGGCGGCAGCAACGTCGTGCAGGAAGCCGGCTCTATCTACCCCGAGGCGGTCGAGCAGGCGCAGCACGATGGCAGAACCCTGACCGGCGGCGACCTGGCGCGTGTCGCTGGTGCAGCGGTTGGGGCAGCGGCCGTGGACACCGCCGCCGACGCACTCATGTTCAAGGGCTTGGCGCATGGGGGATCGTCCGCTTCGAACATCGCGGCGCGCGCGGTGCGCACTGTGCCTGCCAGCATGGCGCGCGAAGGTCTTACGGAAGGCGTGCAGACTGGTATCGAGCGCTGGGGTGCGCAGCAGGATCTGACGAACGAGGACGCTATCCGTGACTACGTGGACTCGGCGGCGCTGGGCGCCGTGGGTGGTGGGTTGGGTGGCGCTGGCGCTGCGCTCCGCCGCCGGGTAGACGTGCCGGGTGCTGAAGCTCTGCCAGGTGCTCCTGCCGGCCCAGCCGCAGACCCGGTGGCATTGCCTCCGCCGGCCATCATCGTTGGAGAGGACGGCGTGGCACGCACCACGCAGGACCGCAATGCGGAGCTGCAGCGTTCGCGCAATGGGGAGTTCGCCGACATCACGCCAGTGGCGGCCACGCCCGAGTTCGTGCCCGAGGCACCGCGCGCGCTTGCGCCTCCGGTCATCAACGTGGATGGGGCAGGCAACGCCGAAACTGGCGCGGACCGCAATGCTGAAGCGCAGCAGAGCCTCGCTGATCGCATCGCGCGCCGTCAGCGCATCGAAGCCGGCGATGTTGTCGATGTCACCCCGGTCCCGGAGAGCCAGTCGCCCTCGCAGAAGATGGGGTTGGATCCGGCGGCCGGGCCTCTGAGCGCCGCCGCTGCGCACGCCGTGGACAACGGCGCCGCCGATCAGATGACTGCGATGCAAGAGGCTGCCGCGCCGGCGACGGGGAAAACGCAGCCCAAGGGCGGCACGCTCACCCAGGCCGCGCAGGTATCGCAGCCCGCGCAGGCAACGCCGGCCGTGAGTGCGGACGGAGTGATCGACAGCCCCGAAAACACGCCGGGACTCGCTTCCTGGTCGGACGAACAGCTCACTGCGCAGCTCAAGGGCGCGCAGAACCCCGAGGTGAAGCGTCGTGTGCGCGAGGAAATTTCGCTTCGGCGCGAGGCCGCCGACCAGGCCGCGCCGTCGGCAGCTCCAGCGGTCGCAGATCTCGCCGCCGCCGGTGAGCGCTGGACGCGCATGCCCGAGGCCGAGCGCCGGGCCTTGGCCTCTCAGACCGATCTGAAGCTCGTGCTGCGCAAAAACGTGCCGCGGGCGCAATGGGAGAACCTCAACGTCGATGTGCAGCGCAAGCTCACTCAGGCCATGCAGCCGGCTCGGCAGGGCGAGGTGCGCGGCAAGATGGCTTCCGGCGAGGTCGTGCGCACCGCGTCGGGCCGCGATACCACCCCATTCCCCAAGGTGGCAGTGGACACCGACCGCAAGGCTGGCACAACACTGAAGGCAGTAGATCGCTGGCTGGTGCAGAACGCCATGGACGAGGCACGGGCGCGCGGCGACGAGTTCAATGCACGGCAGTTCGAGGCAGCTCTCGCGTGGCCACAGCAGGCCGACAAGGACAGTGCCGAGGAATACCTGTTCGGCGAACAGCCGGCCGTCCCGCGCCAGTTGCTGAAGCCGCTCAATGGCGGTACTGCGGCCACCGGCGAATCCACGGACCTGGACGCGGCGGCGCATGCGGCAGCCACGAGCCCGCAGAACGATCTGCCCGCGCCCACGCAGGCGCAGAAGGAGGCCGGCAACTACGTCAAGGGCCACGTTCGGGTGCAAGGTCTGGACATCACAGTGGAGAACCCGCGCGGCTCGGACCGTACCGGCACGCGCCCCGATGGAACGGAGTGGCGTCACAGCATGAGCGACCACTATGGCTACATCCGTCGCACGGAGGGGGCCGACGGCGAGCAGGTGGATGCGTACATCGGTCCGAACCCAGACGCCCAGCGGGTATTTGTGGTGGACCAACTTGATCAGCAGTCCGGTGGGTTCGATGAGCACAAGGTGATGCTCGGCTTCGATAGCCAGGCAGCGGCCGAACAGGCGTATCGCTCGAACTTCGATGCCGGCTGGAAGGTCGGGCCTGTGCGCGCGATGGACATGGCCGAGTTCAAGACGTGGCTGAAGGAAGGGAACACACTTCAGCCTGTCGCCGACGCACCGGCAGCACCGGCAGCACCGGCAGCACCGGCAGCACCGGCAGCACCGGCGGGTCCACCTGCGACCGCGAAGAAGCAGCCGCGCGGTGTGCTTGCGAAGATGGCAGCGGCCAAGGATCCGAAGCCCAAGCGCGAACTGAAGGCCGACCGCATCGCCCGCGAGGCGGAGGAAGCCAGGGTTTCCTACTTCACGCCCGGCAACGTGGTACGCAGCTACGGCGAAGGCTTCGATCAGGTCATCAGATACAAGCCCGCCGACCAGGAGGGCAACTGGTCAGTCACGGTGCGCGCCGCGCGCAAGGTCGGTCCGGCAAAGTTCGAGGCTATCCCAGGCGAGCGGGAGCGTACGCACAGCACGCAGCCCAGCGAGCGTGAACTGAAGGTCGGTCCAGCGGCACGCATCGCCGCGCTTCCGCGAGTTGCAGCCGCGGGCGAGCGTGCGCCGGCCGCCCAGGCGGAGCCGCAGGAGGCGAAGGCACCGGCTACGGCACCCGCACCCGCCTCCGCAGTGGCCGCGCCGGACAGCGGCAAGATCGTGGACTTCGGCGAGAAGATCGGCGGCGCTCGTAAGGATCGCGCGGAGAAGACCGGCGCGCGTTCCGCGGCCGCGCCGAAAGATGACCGTCCGGCATGGGCTCGCCGTTTCGAGGTATCGCAGATTGCGAAGAGCCGCAATGCCGGCGAAGACGGGCGCTGGGTCATCCGCGATACGCGCTCGCTCGACTTTATGAAGCAGCCTCGGCAGGTCGGTCGCGATACCTACGCGACCCGCGAGGACGCGGAGGCCGCGATTCCGTTGGCAGCCGTCACTCTGAAGCACCGCGTGACGTACACCCGAGACGGTAAGTTCGAGATCTGGCGTGACGTGACCGACCGCAAGCGCGTGAAGGTGGTTGAACAGTCCTTCGACACGCGCGAGGATGCTCTGCGATACATGTCCGAGAACGCTCCAGCGATCATCGAGACCAACACCACGTTCGGAGAAGCGGACCTGCCGCGCCCCGCAAGCGAGCAGCGTGTCGGAGCAGAGCGCCGCACGGGCGACGTGAAGGATGGCGACTTCGGCGACACCTTCGGCTTCCGCGGCGTGGAGTTCGGCAACTGGAACAACCAGGCCGACCGCCAGCAGTTGCTGAACGATGCATACGACGGCCTGCTGGACCTGGCCGATGTCATGGGCATCCCACCTCGGGCCATCAGCCTCGACGGTGAACTTGCCTTGGCGTTCGGCGCCCGAGGCAGTGGCTTGAGCGGCGCGCGCGCCCACTACGAACCTGAAAAGGCCGTCATCAACCTGACGAAGATGAACGGCGCTGGCTCCCTGGCACACGAATGGTTCCATGCCATGGACCACTACTTCGGGCGACAGGATGGCAAGGCGCCCACCGAGTGGGTGACGGGCAAGGATGGCACACGCTCGCTCGAGGTGAACAGTGACTTCGAGCGCAATGCGGCCAGCGGTGGCACGCGCGGGGAGCGCTCGGGCATGCGCGCAGAGGTCCAGGATGCCTACCGCGACCTGATGAACACCATCACGCGGAAGGCCGAGCAGTACACCGAAGACACGGCCAGGGCGGACAAGTTCGTCGCGACGTCGCGCAACGAGGTCGAGGACCGGCTGGCGAGCATTCGGAAAAACCTCTCGGAGAAGCTGCCCGACTACTTCAAGCGCAACAACAAGCCGGCCACGGCCGAGCAGTTGGCAGAGTTCGACACGCTGGCCCAACAGATCGTCAACGGCGAGGCGCTGGAACTGCGAGTGCAGTCGAAGAACCCCAAGGCCGCCGCGCGTTTGTCCGGCTTCCGCTGGACCAATGACGTGCTGGAGAAGATGAGCGGCATCCTGAAGGCTGTGCGCGGCCAGGCTGGGTTCAGCGCAGATCAGAAAGGCACACTGGATGCTCTGCGCGGCGACATGCAGCGCTACAGCCAGCGCCTGAAGATGCTGGCCGACGCGCAGGAGAGCACCGAGAAGACACGCGCTGTGCCAACCAGTTTCGCCATGGATGCGCGCGAGCTGGACCAGGGCCGCGGGCAGGACTACTGGACCACGCCGCACGAGATGGCCGCGCGAGCCTTCCAGGGCTACGTGGAGGACAAGATCGCGGAGCGTGGTGGCACAAGTCCGTTCCTGAACTACGGTCCGGAGAACGCCGGCATCTTGACGCCCTGGGGGGTCAAGCGCCCCTTTCCGCACGGCGCCGAGCGCGTGGCGATCAACCAGGCGCTCGACAAGCTCGTGGGCATCATCCAGACGCGAGAGGGCGACGACGGAAACGTGGCGCTGTTCAGCCGCTCGAACAACACGCGCGGCGCATTCGAAGCGCGCATCGATGCGCTGTTTGCCGGCGGCCACGCTGCCACGGGCACGCGCATCCTCGATTCCTCGGACGTGATGGGCCTGCTGGGCTACCCGAAGGTGCCGATGATGCTCAACGAGTCGCACCTGCGCGAGAGCATGACCACGCACCCCGAGATGACGGCGGCGGCGTGGAAGAAGGTGCCGGATTGGCTGGAGAGCCCAGCTGCTGTGTATCGCGATGGCGGCAAATCGGATCGCCTGATCGTGATCGCGCCCGAGACCATCGCTGGCTACCCGGTAATGCTGGTGGTGGAGCCGAACCCGACACCTGCACGCCGCGGTCACTCCGAGCCGTTCCAGCTGTTGGT includes the following:
- a CDS encoding PLxRFG domain-containing protein yields the protein MAEKIDWDKGSITPPADSAPTDWERGQIKPPNDDGSLARGFKTAMRQIPQTIGGTIGLVGDAVGSDAVRNYGMDIYNRQTEQIKDLSRDSDSFSNVLKGEADPTEFLKYGAGYVGGQALTALGTGGVGGFVGKKIAQRGIAKAVGEEAAQLAARRGAQIGAGAAMGGSNVVQEAGSIYPEAVEQAQHDGRTLTGGDLARVAGAAVGAAAVDTAADALMFKGLAHGGSSASNIAARAVRTVPASMAREGLTEGVQTGIERWGAQQDLTNEDAIRDYVDSAALGAVGGGLGGAGAALRRRVDVPGAEALPGAPAGPAADPVALPPPAIIVGEDGVARTTQDRNAELQRSRNGEFADITPVAATPEFVPEAPRALAPPVINVDGAGNAETGADRNAEAQQSLADRIARRQRIEAGDVVDVTPVPESQSPSQKMGLDPAAGPLSAAAAHAVDNGAADQMTAMQEAAAPATGKTQPKGGTLTQAAQVSQPAQATPAVSADGVIDSPENTPGLASWSDEQLTAQLKGAQNPEVKRRVREEISLRREAADQAAPSAAPAVADLAAAGERWTRMPEAERRALASQTDLKLVLRKNVPRAQWENLNVDVQRKLTQAMQPARQGEVRGKMASGEVVRTASGRDTTPFPKVAVDTDRKAGTTLKAVDRWLVQNAMDEARARGDEFNARQFEAALAWPQQADKDSAEEYLFGEQPAVPRQLLKPLNGGTAATGESTDLDAAAHAAATSPQNDLPAPTQAQKEAGNYVKGHVRVQGLDITVENPRGSDRTGTRPDGTEWRHSMSDHYGYIRRTEGADGEQVDAYIGPNPDAQRVFVVDQLDQQSGGFDEHKVMLGFDSQAAAEQAYRSNFDAGWKVGPVRAMDMAEFKTWLKEGNTLQPVADAPAAPAAPAAPAAPAAPAGPPATAKKQPRGVLAKMAAAKDPKPKRELKADRIAREAEEARVSYFTPGNVVRSYGEGFDQVIRYKPADQEGNWSVTVRAARKVGPAKFEAIPGERERTHSTQPSERELKVGPAARIAALPRVAAAGERAPAAQAEPQEAKAPATAPAPASAVAAPDSGKIVDFGEKIGGARKDRAEKTGARSAAAPKDDRPAWARRFEVSQIAKSRNAGEDGRWVIRDTRSLDFMKQPRQVGRDTYATREDAEAAIPLAAVTLKHRVTYTRDGKFEIWRDVTDRKRVKVVEQSFDTREDALRYMSENAPAIIETNTTFGEADLPRPASEQRVGAERRTGDVKDGDFGDTFGFRGVEFGNWNNQADRQQLLNDAYDGLLDLADVMGIPPRAISLDGELALAFGARGSGLSGARAHYEPEKAVINLTKMNGAGSLAHEWFHAMDHYFGRQDGKAPTEWVTGKDGTRSLEVNSDFERNAASGGTRGERSGMRAEVQDAYRDLMNTITRKAEQYTEDTARADKFVATSRNEVEDRLASIRKNLSEKLPDYFKRNNKPATAEQLAEFDTLAQQIVNGEALELRVQSKNPKAAARLSGFRWTNDVLEKMSGILKAVRGQAGFSADQKGTLDALRGDMQRYSQRLKMLADAQESTEKTRAVPTSFAMDARELDQGRGQDYWTTPHEMAARAFQGYVEDKIAERGGTSPFLNYGPENAGILTPWGVKRPFPHGAERVAINQALDKLVGIIQTREGDDGNVALFSRSNNTRGAFEARIDALFAGGHAATGTRILDSSDVMGLLGYPKVPMMLNESHLRESMTTHPEMTAAAWKKVPDWLESPAAVYRDGGKSDRLIVIAPETIAGYPVMLVVEPNPTPARRGHSEPFQLLVTAYAKTTGGLPSPGYLATSGQLLYVDTKNAPEVWQRAGGQFPGQAALRGRQKILTEKQLGGYRRANNPAFSNGGGAGMSVADAKRTTDAIRSAWANGPEVVVVQSMQDPAVPQRVREHDAEQKSQGAEGEPEGFFFGGKAYVVAGQLSSQEDVARVLLHESLGHYGLRGVFGKALDPVLQQVATLREADVRAKAEQYGLDFDNVAQRLNAAEEVLAEMAQTEPTLGLVERAIAAIRNWLRVNVPGFGQLALTDADIVQGYLLPARQFVQGREARQAAPEPMPAYSRPKSRTSSAFSPAARMQAVQSVERTTDAIRNAWANGPEVVVAFDMGDPVIPEAARRADLKQRSGGARGAPEGFYYRGKVYLMASRLATPADAARVLFHEALGHHGLRGVFGKDLNGILNQVATMRRADVDAKVKEYGLRGVNKLDRRAAAEEVLAEMAQDTPEVHFVRRAVAAIRTWLREKVPGFRNLRLSDDEIIRNYILPARRFVEQGGPNGGGGVRGAAFSRDVAEASEPEAMFSRSKMSEYARTATAELNKTFSAPGKISWWHKTIGTMYNLAERAPAFKPVFEAAQGFVDDVSHFATDASELAPRLLPKLEAWRDITKSPITAADNKALARPVFEGTLSWARDESGKAVPVQSLVDAAAAMTVDQKAQRLLRNNQIDANMLKAWKGMPLESYEKEITSRYESRMLQPGVVWSDSELQSMFGLTDQQIGLYKEFRAATDRSLDTMARADMLRFGGDDVKAIKDQVMDAADAQAAAVMIRDHLIDLSNEQPDRATQLLNAANGIIDRADKVAELQGRGYAPLSRFGQYTVDVVADGERQYFGLFETAREANVMAAKMRTEFGDAAVSQGTLSNEAFKLFAGVTPESLEVFGNMLGLDSTGDSAQDHAFQEYLRLTKTNRSAMRRLIHRQGIAGFSEDVGRVLASFIYSNSRQTAAGLHMGDLGDAVNNIPKEQGELKDVAVRLAEYVKNPQEEAQAVRGLLFAQYLGGSIASAFVNMTQPAAVTFPWLSQFGGARKAAGALATAAKQMATKGFSYEADLAMALKDAEDDGTVSPQEVHQLMAQARGSGSLRSGDGTRLGDARAVGQNALSRLSLAWGKVFGAAEQVNRRITFIAAYRMARERGAEDPAGFAKQAVTETQFLYSKANKMSWARGAVGGTLMTFKTYSVAYLELLHRMYTQGGPEGKKAALLALGMLMVMGGAGGLPFAEDLDDVADALAQMLGYNFSAKKARQEVLEAMLPKGIADFLDKGISGLPGAPLDVSGRLGMGNLIPGTGLLQEKTSHTRDVLEIAGPAGDFASRILSGGRNVLTGDIGAGLLEMSPAAVRNAAKGADMAATGMYRDAKGYKVLDTSHMEAALKAIGFQPQSVATIQEANSLNQRAKGFYNLRAQEIRAQWAAGIFEKDDDKVQAARAAIADWNAKNPDQLMVVRVPDIMKRVREMSKSKDQRIADTAPKAMRSQMREDLARTRAELAVNPL